The window TCCATCCGGCCTTGTCGTTAGAAAGATGCAAAAAgaaaatacatcaaaaatattAGTTTTCACATAAACTAACCTGATGTGCAGCAGCAGTGTTTGTGCCCATTGATGTAGCATAGTAGACAAGCAGAGAGTAGAATGCCACCTGAAGTTCAAGATTTGTCAGATACATAACAAAGTCACTACTTTCATGCAAAATGAAAATGCAGCAGAGTCAAACAAACCTTTGACATCATTGTTAGGAACACAGGCGCTGCAAGTATGAAAATCTGTAGAACTTCATTCAATGATGGGACAGATATGGCAAAACCATTATACCCTTTATTGTTCAGGGCTTCAATCATCATATAAGCTGCAACAACCTAAAATATAGCTAGTAAGCTAGGAATTACCATGAGTATGAAAATGGAGGAAGGGGCGGTGGGTAGAGAGAGGGAGGGAGACAGAGAGTTACAGAGCAGATTAAATTCATttagaggaagaaaaggcttttggtAAGGTATATTTGGCATACTTGGGAGACCATTGTTGCCCATGCTGCTCCAGCAATACCATATCCAAAGAATCTGCATAAGACTATGTCGCCAATGCCATTAATAACAGTGGCAACTGCCAAAGCCTTTAAAGGTCCCCATGAATCTTTCATGCCTAGACTGTATATTCAagaacaagaaaatatattacaCGTTGAAACAGACTGACCAATGTACTTATGCTAACACAACAAAACTagaataaaatcataaacagcttTCAGATTGTTTTTGAGTCACTTCTTGGAAATCACGCAGAGTATTTGCAGACTGGGAGTGAACAAATTTATACAAttcaaagaaaaagcaaaagctaAAATAACCATCAGTTATCCCAGAAGGAGTTATAGTGCCTGTTACATCATATTTAATAGGAGAAGAAAGATCTCTCTTAGTAAATGGGAATAGAGTACCAGTAATATGATATAAATTGGACACCTTCAGCTCCATAAATGATCTAAATTCTGCTTTGGATATCAAAAGCAGAATTTTATATTTAGCCTTGTAAATGACAAGTTCCTTACCTCTGCCATCTCATCCTTACTAATCTGATTCATGAGCAAATTACAGTGTTCAGTAAAAGCTCAGCTGGCGCATTAGCTGCGCATGCTTGATATAGACTCCCTCCCTCCCTCTCTGTTTTCTCCAGCTGGTAGGCATGCTCAAATGCCTTTCAACCAAAGCTCAAGTCCATTATCCATCTTTAATAGGGCCATACTTATAAGCTAACTGCTAACAAAAGTTGTGttcatttcattatttaaataaattCTGCTCATTTGACTACCTAGTAAGAGTTAGTTATGTCTTTTAATAATCAACAAAAGTCTGTTTTtctcatataaagaagaaaataacgaATGTTTAGATAAGTCTAATCAGAAATAAATAATCATGTAAACACAGAAAAAAAACGAGTTGCTTCTTGAGGGAGAGGACTTGAATCCATGATGAAAGACAAACAGGAAGAGGAAGACTAAATATGGTGAAAATAGGTGCTAGACATTGCCCCACAATTGATTTCCCATGTTACAAGAACAACATGAAACATGATATCAAACAATAAATATGTGTTAGCGGAGCTTGTCAAAGCATAGCAGCCAATATGAAGAAGAAACGGAATAGAATGCTACATAACCCTATAGATCACTCAGCCAACTCCTTCAAGTACAAAATATCTAAAAGCACACCGATAAAAATTAAAGTATAGATAGATGGTACCTTGCACTTTGGGCAACCCAACCAACCAGCATGGCTGGCCATGCAAAGCCTCGAATCTATCATCAAAAGATATTCTGTTCAGATGAAGATGCTCAGATAACCAAGCATAAGTGGATTTTACTTGATCATCTCAGAACGGATGAAACTTTCAGCCAAAAGCTGTTATCCCTGCTATAGCATATGAATTCAGAAAATATAGCAAATGACTGAATGTCTTTATCTGCAAGTTTGTTCTAGGATGGAAGAGACTCCTAATTGAAGCTTAGCTACAAGAAGGTCTAGATAATTAATTGTAATCAATCATTCAATTTGCTCACAACTACCCAGCTCCTGtaacttttccctttctccttttcAGAGGTAATTTAGTCGTTTTAGTTGGCTGGACCTTCAAACCTAAGTCATATAACAGCTAAATGAAATTGTACACTTTTCAAATCTTACATTTGTTATAGACTCTATGGACTCTTGATAAGATGCCTTTTAAAAGACCAATAATCTATAAGAGaagtcttttccttttatttactaGTATATGTTAAAAGAGACCAAAAAGACGAAATGAGCAGAAAATTTGTATACATCAATGGAGGAAATAACCATGTGGAAAACAAGACAGGAATTCTATACAATTACACTGtggaacaatatatatatatatatatatatatatatatatatatatatatatatatatatatatatatataaagtttgtCTATGAAGAGCGGATCTAATTGTATTAGTGTCTATAATTGATATCTTCTGTGTAATACTAATCGATAGGACCTCATTGGCTTCGGGGTAGAAGATGTCGAAGGAACAAAGAGGACGAAGGTTCTTCGGCGCATATTCGTAGGATATGACACCGAACGAAAAGGATGGAGTTTCGACCTACCCGTAAAAGACATGTTTTGAAAAGATAGGCAGAGCAAATGCTCTTGAAGTCTACCCGGGCGCCCTTCTTCATTCATCCATTTAGGCCCGGCTAGGAACACGCGGATCCAGGGAATGtggaacaatatatatatatccaatttTTATTTGACTTCCGACTATCCAGCACAAGAAAAGCATTGGCAGTTTTGGCTCTTCAATTGACTCAAACGATGCTAAAAAGGAGAAGAACAGCTCAACAAGCTTAAGAACAtgcacaaataaaaaaaaagaacaataacCTGGACATAAGTATTCGCTGCATTTATTATTTCTGTGTTCTTTGCCCCTGTGAAAGCTGAAAGTGAGACAAGTTTACCCGTCAGTTGCTCATTAAAAAATATACGCCACTACTGAAGGAAGAAGAGGACATTATGAATAGTATAACATATTCAAATGACTGATGAATCCACcaccaaaaaaaaagaatgagGTGCTTACCAGTCAGTCCCCAAGTACCAAACAATCTTGTAAAGACAAACATCACAATACCACAGGCCAACCCAATGAAAAGCAAGATAGATATCTGATGTTGAACTTCATTTTTATCCTGGAACATAATCCAAGACGCTCAGAATGTAAGAGTAAATAGCAAAATAACGAAACGACTATATATTGATATACGGGTTCGCCGTGACTATGACAATTACCAAGCTCctaatttttgggaaaagcatTTACATTGAGAAGATAACAAGAATTTTCAACTAAAATACCTGCCCGGCCAGTGCAGTAGCAACTAGATTTGAAGTGGCTATTGAAAGGAACATAAAAACATAGCTTGTGTTATCACAAAACACAGTTCCGGGACCTGCCAATTACAAAAATTTGAGCTAAATCACTTAACAGAAACAACATTATACTCCCTCCTTCCTATTTTATACAAAAATTGTACAAAAGTAGAATTTTGTCAAATATTTTGGACGTCCAAAACAGAAAAGTATAGAATAAAATTGATATGAGTTTAACTTATACAGTATAAAGAAATTTGGCACTATCATGTCACTTTTAACTGTTGTAGCATGTACAAATTCCGTTACCTATAGTGTAAAGATTCTACATTGTTAGTGTGTCTAAGTTAAACTCAATTGAGATTATATACTATATGATAGAGAGCTTTTGAGTTGTCTACCTAGAGCGGCGAGTTCAATGGAACTTCCTTGACCGATAACTGCGGTATCAATGAGACTCATTAAGGGCCCACATAACCACAACCCAACTGCGGGCCCTGAAAACTTCACAATCTCCACCACTTGAGCCCAAATGCTTTCATTCCCAGAAAATTCCCCTTTACCATTGGAATCCACCACCGAAATTTCTTCTCGAATTGTTTCCGCTTCTACTTGTTCTTCATCTGCTTCTTCACTGATACTTGAATTCAAATTCAAGCTTTCTAGTTCCACTGGAATTTCATGGCTAGGATTTACGCAAGCAGTGATTATCCCCTTGCGGAGATTGCAGATTCGGGTCAACGATGTAACCCGAAAAATTCGGAGGCGGGTTGAAGAGTAGTTAACATTGAATTTAGGAGTTTTTATCGGAATGTGAGATTTACAATTTAGGGTTTCAACATTCATTGTTTGCGTCCTCGTGGAATGAAGAGTTGGTGATTGATTGGTGTTGTATAACTAGAAGAAAAGAGCCAATACGCTCAGAATGTAAGGTGGAAACGATTTTACCGAAAATAGAAAGGTTGACCGCTTGGGGGTAACTGTCCCAAACCGTACTTAGAATTCACTATATTACACCTTCAACAAAAGAACTCgtgaaaaataaaaggagaacTAAAAACAAATTTACgaatttatttgttttattttcttattgcaatatttctattttgtttctacgtcaaaaataaaaatacaaaattaattcaCTAATAACAATCTCAAAATCAAGTCACCTATTaagtaaaaatattttcaaagaaatataaaataaattaaagagaATCTTACAGTGTCCCAAATAAATTTCAACTTACCAATATGTAGTCATTAAACATgaacttaccaaaactagtcaaacacatataaaaattaaaaacaaaaataaataatgttCTTTCTCTCCAAAAATTACATACGAAGAtatccttccatatttttaaggcAAACTACCTTAAAACCCTCCTAAACTTGACACGGATTATTAGTTACAACTTTAAACTATTCGTGATTTTAATTACCCCCTCAACTTGTCTTATTGAGAGCCATTATCCCCCACCCTTCGGACGCTGGTGTGGCAAAGAGTGTGGGTGCACTCGCCTGCCACgtggattttttttatttggctaaaaataagaaagttttagttaatatttttttgaatttgatctgaaaataaagatttatacaattaaaataaatagtcaagtcatctaaaaagttataaaaaatacatatttttatatagctctaaattatggtgctctaaaaatatattttggtacactatttttatttcttcttttgatgcaatgactatttatttcaactgtgtatttttactttttcaggtaaaatctgtaaaaaaaaatatatatatttttagagcaccataatttagagctatataaaaaattttagacaaaataattaatttcaaattatgtattttttataacttttagatgccttgactatttattataattgtataaatctttattttcaggtcaaattaaaaaaaatattaactaaaactttattatttttagccaaataaaatttttatcctaaataatgtagttatatccaagttttattataaattgtattcgaaaaaaattatctaaagaaGCAACATacttaaaaaagtaaaaatatgttttattattcaaatgcCACATATACAGGAAAAAATCACGTGGCGGGTGAGTGCACCCACACTCTTTGCCACATCAGCGTCCGGGGGGTAATGGCTCTCAAAAGGCTAAGTTGAGGGGGGTAATTAAGACCACAAATAGTTTAAGGCTGTAACTAATAATCTGTATCAAGTTTAGGGAGGTTTAAAGGTATTTTGCCTATTTTTAAGTGTGATCAACATAATATTTTGAAGCGTGATCATAAATATTAGATACAAGACAGAAAGGAAACTTCATGGAAGAGGTAGCAaacaaggtgatgaaatacaaaaataaaatataagattccaaaaatctaagcaaaaagggacctttttcaatgggtatggttgaaattcattgaaaatatatagatgagtcaatatacaaaatttgaggaagattggaagtgatttggactgatttggtatcaaaattcatagttaaaatcgagttcaaaaaattcttctgcgacacatatatcaaacatgtatcatggcgcatgtatctcacacacaggtatacatgtgatacacatttgatacagatgtgatacatatgtgatacgcAAATGATACACAGTGTAAATGTGTGATACATGTTCATATTCTACTTCAATTCAATCCAAACTACCTCCAAACTCTATTAAATCATCTCATAACtaagattcaagctccttaaaaTGTACCCAATATATTCTAATAACACTCAtttaaaagaaagcaaaaatttgagTTCTTTTGGCTACacatagctaattggctaatattagtaatatctTATGAATTAGCCAATTTTtataataagctacttataaatggacatagcttgTAGTTTTCCTAAATTGAATCGTCGCGTGGGATAAACTATGAAGGAAATTTTACCTCATATAGCAAAGGTGTACACCTTATTTAatataaatcaaaattattttaaaatattattttctatagctaccttttatattttatagcaaaataagtatttatggtatatactaccattgaaacatgaaataaggcatgaaatacgctatttatgtttttcctctctcttagaCAGCTGGACATACCCTTTTTTAAAGTGACTGTCattactatattcatgaatacatggcgcggatacatgtgaatacatgcgcgtacagctggactgcccttaTTTTAGGTGCTTTtgactgttgtattcatgaatacatcagtgcgaatacatgtgaatacatgcgcgtacagctggactgccctgattttaggcgctttttactgctgtattcatgaatacaatagcgcgaatacatgtgaatacatgcgcgtacaactggactgccctgattttaggcattttttactgttgtattcatgaatacatggcacgaatacatatgaatacgtgCGCGTACAACTGGACTACCCTAATTTTTAGGTGTTTTTTGCTGCATACAACGAATACAGTACCCTAAtaactgaatagtagctatatgaagtaattatgtatatggtagctataggaagttaataatcacaaaacaatagtggtttctgaaaattcctcaattA of the Nicotiana tabacum cultivar K326 chromosome 7, ASM71507v2, whole genome shotgun sequence genome contains:
- the LOC107759866 gene encoding protein DETOXIFICATION 46, chloroplastic-like — its product is MNVETLNCKSHIPIKTPKFNVNYSSTRLRIFRVTSLTRICNLRKGIITACVNPSHEIPVELESLNLNSSISEEADEEQVEAETIREEISVVDSNGKGEFSGNESIWAQVVEIVKFSGPAVGLWLCGPLMSLIDTAVIGQGSSIELAALGPGTVFCDNTSYVFMFLSIATSNLVATALAGQDKNEVQHQISILLFIGLACGIVMFVFTRLFGTWGLTAFTGAKNTEIINAANTYVQIRGFAWPAMLVGWVAQSASLGMKDSWGPLKALAVATVINGIGDIVLCRFFGYGIAGAAWATMVSQVVAAYMMIEALNNKGYNGFAISVPSLNEVLQIFILAAPVFLTMMSKVAFYSLLVYYATSMGTNTAAAHQVMLQLFCICAVWGEPLSQTAQSFMPELLYGVNRNLSKARMLLKSLLIIGASNGLLLGSVGVSVTWFFPKIFSPDPLVIQEMHKVLLPLFLTLWVSPCVHSLEGTLLAGRDLKFISISMTTVFGLASLLVMLLSSKGFGLPGCWFPLVAFQWSRFLIALRRLTLADGMLYSENSDHYELQKVKAA